The following nucleotide sequence is from Streptomyces sp. HUAS CB01.
CCGAGCGCCTCGTCGGTGAGGGGGCCGGGGGTCGGCCTCCCGTCGGCGGGGGTGGCGGGGTGCGGTGGCGCGACCGCCGCGGTGCCGGGGGGCGGCGTGGGATCGGCGTACGGTGCCGTTCCGGCCGGGGGTTCCGCCGCCACAGGTCCCGGGGCCGGTGCCGCGGGGCCCGTGGCCTCGCCGGCCGGCGCCTCGCCGCCGTCCGCACCGGGATCGAACGCATGGACAGCCGACGCCTCGGGGGCCGGTGTTCCCCGGACCGGCGGTCCGACGGCCGGGGTCACGGGGCCCACGGCCGCCTCGACGGCCGGTGCCCCGGTGCCGGCCGCAGGGTCCTGCGGCGAGGCGGTGCCGGCCTGGGGCTCCGCCGCCGCGGTGCCGGACGGGGCCTCGGCAGCCGTGGTACTCGTCACGAGCCATTCGGTGACGCCGCTGGTGGTGGTCCGGCGGGTGCCGTTCAGGGTGAGGGCGAGGTCGTGGCCGTCCCGGTGACGCAGGACCAGGGTGGCGCTGACGTCCGCGGGCCACGCGGCGGCGGGTGCGACCGCACCCGCGCCGTGGGCCAGGAGACGGGCGGCGGGGCGTCCCATGACCTCGGCGGGGGCATAGCCGAGCAGCCGGCGGGCTCCCTCGCTCCAGCCCGTCACGACGCCCTGCTCGCTGACGACCGCCGTCGCGGTGGGCGGGAGACGCCCGGGGGCCGGTCCGGCCACGTCAGGCCGGTCGCCGGGGATCGTGGCGGGCGGTTGTGCGAGGTCGGGCCGGTCGCCGGCCGGGGCGGGCTGCGCGGTGCCGGGAGGCTCGCCCGGTGAGGTGGGAAGTCGTTCCATCGCCGCTCATCTCGCCCCTTTGCTCGTGCCGTGACCGGAAGGGTGCACCGGCTCGCGACGCCCTGCACGACACCTCGCCGCGTTGTCGCCCCACCACGTCCGGTACGAGGGCGATCCTCCGCCTTGCGGAGCACCGCACCGGACGCCGCGACCTTCCCGGCGGAACTTCCCGTTCACCGCACTGGTCGGCCCGTGGCCTTGGCTGCTGCCGGGGGGCCTCACGGCCAGGGCTCTCGTCACCAGCATGATCCTGGGCGGCGCGGAACACCAACGCGGACGCCCTCCCGGCGTGGCCTCCCCGCGGGCTCCCGCTGCGTGCGGTGCGGTGCGGTCGGCCGTGCCGCCGGCCCTGCCTTCCGGCGAGCGCGGCCGACGCGTGGGCGTCTACGCCGTCGTCCCCGGGCCCCGGCTGTTGGGGCATCTCACGGCGAGGGCCGCGATGTCGTCGTCGAGCCGGCCGCCGCTGTAGCGGAGCAGGTCCCGGTGGAGCCGGTCGAGCAGGTCCCGCGGCGCCGCCGGGCCGTTCCGCCGCATCCACTCCGGCAGCGGGAAGAAGTCGCCGGCGCGGTCCCGGGTCTCCGTCACGCCGTCCGTGTACAGCAGCAGGTGGTCGCCGGGGTCGAAGGAGACGGTGTCCACGTAGTAGTGGTCGCCGATGAGCGCCGCCAGATTCAGCGGTGGAGAAGGAGTGGACGGCTCCAGGACGCGGATCTCACCGCGGTGGACGAGCATCGGCGGGGGATGGCCGCAGTTGAGGATCCGGATGGCGCCGCCGTCGTGCGGGATCTCGACGAGTATCGCGGTGGCGAAGCGCTCGGGCAGTTCCTGGGTGGGGAACGCGGCGCTGTAGCGGGTGATGCTCGTCTCCAGCCGCCGGGTGATGCCGCGGAGGTCGGGCTGGTCGTAGGCGTTCTCCCGGAAGCAGTTGATCACCGCGGAGGCGGCGCCCACGGCCGACAGGCCCTTGCCCCGTACGTCACCGATGAGCAGGCGCACGCCGTACGGGGTGTCGGCCACCTCGTAGAAGTCGCCGCCGATCCGGGCCTGCTCCTGGGCCGCCAGGTACAGCGACTCGATCTCGACGTCGTTGATACGGCTCGGCAGCGGCCGCAGCAGGACCTTCTGGGCGGCGTCGGCGACGAGCCGCACGTGGAACAGCGCCTCCTCCCGCTGGATCCGGACGTGGCTCGCGTACGCGGCCGCCAGTGTCACCAGGACGATCGCGGCCGCCGTGTACGGCGTGCCCAGATCGGTGTAGAAGAAGCTGAGGCTGATCATGACCAGCAGGCAGAAGCCCCCCAGCAGGACCGTGGGGAGCACGGGCCACATCGCCGCGGCGAGGGCGGGTGCGGCGGGCAGGAGGCGGCTGAAGGCGATCTCCCTCGGCGTGGAGAACGCCAGCGAGGAGATGAGGACCGTGAGGATCGCCGGTGACAGCAGCACAGCCTTCCACCGGGCTCCGTAGAAACGACGAGGGCGCCGCAGCCGACCGGACATGATCACAAAATGCATCATATCCGGGCAAAAGGCTTGCCGAGATTCGGCCGGGACGGACCGACGGTCCCGCACGGGTGGTCGCAACCGGGCGCTCGGCGTCGGACCGGCCCGCGAGGCATGGGGGGCGGGTCTGACATGCTCATGCATTCGTGCAGGTGCGGTATGTGAACGGCCTTGCGGCCCGCGTGGCATCCTGTGGTCACCTGCCGGACGTGAGAGTGCGAGGAGCCCACCGTGACGTCGAACCCGGGTCTCGAAGTACGCCCCCTCGCCCCCGGCGACCGGGAGGCCTGGGAACCGCTGTGGCAGGCGTACCTGGACTTCTACGAGCACACCCTTCCGCCGGCGGTCACCGATCTGACGTGGACGCGGATCGCCGACCCGGCCGAGCCGGTGGGAGGACTCGGCGCGTGGGCCGGCGGCGAGCTCACCGGCATCTGCCACCACGTGCTGCACCGCTCGACATGGGCCGCCGGCACGTACTGCTACCTGGAGGACCTGTTCACCGCCCCCGGCGCCCGCGGCCGCGGTGTGGGCCGGGCCCTGATCGAGGCCACGGCCGCCGCGGCGCGCGAGGCCGGCGCGGAGAAGCTCTACTGGCAGACGCACCGGGACAACGCCACCGCACGCGCCCTCTACGACCGGCTGGCCCGCCACGAGGGATTCCTCGTCTACGAGCGTCCCCTCGACTGATCCGGGCGTCAGTCCCTCCGGGCCACCAGGCGGTAGGCGTTGCACAGCCCGAGACGTGCCGAGAAGGGCGCGACCGCCTGGTCCAGGAGCGCCGCCGCCACCAGCGCCGGGACGCCCGCCAGCAGCGCCGCGCCCCGCAGCGCACGGTGCAGCCGGCCGACGGGCGGGAGCCATGGAAGGTCGTCGCGCGGCGCCGCGCCCTCCAGGGCCAGCCACACCGCGGCCACCAGGTCCACCGGCTCGTGCGCCGACCGGTGCTGCTCCGCCACCACCGTGAACCCCAGCTCCACCAGCGCGTCCCGGAGATTGCCCACCGGCACGAGGTGGAGGTGCTGGGGCTGGAGCCAGGGGAGCCACCAGTGGCCGAGCAGCCGCGCGTACCGGCTCTCCGGGTCCGGTACCTCCACCACCAGGTGCCCGCCCGGGCGCAGCGACGTCCGGGCCGCCTCCAGCTCCCGGCGCGGTTCCGTGCTGTGCTCCAGGTAGTGGAACAGGCTCACGACGTCGTACTCGCCCGCGAGGTCCGGCGCCAGTTCGGTGAAGCCGCCCCGGAGGCCGCGTTCCACCCGCCCCCGCCGCTCGGCCAGCTCCGCCCCCTCGGAGCGGTCGAGCCCGTCGAACACCACCTCCGGCAGGACGGTCCGGGCCACCTCGCAGAAGTGCCCGTGCCCGGTGCCCACGTCGAGCCACCGCTTCGCCCCGCCGAGAAGCGGCCGCACGGACTCCGCGCGGCGCCGGTAGGACGTGGTGCGCCCGCCGAACATCCCGTCGAGCTGCTGCTCGCCCAGTCCGTCGTAGAAGTCGCGGTAGTAGAAGGCGAGGCCCCGGTCGTTCAGCCGGGGGTTCTGGAAGAGATGGCCGCAGGAGTGGCAGCGGTCGACCCGGAACCGGCCCGGCTTGTGCTGCAGCAGGTCCGGGGTCCGCAGATGACCGCCGACGCGGGCCGACCCGCACCAGGGGCAGCTGTGGCGCAACGGCTCGAAGAACGCCTGTGGGCCCTCGGCCAGCTCGGCCGCGTACTCCGGTCTGAGTCCCCTCACCGTCTCCCGCCGGGCCCGGCGTCTGCGGGAGCGCTCCTCGCGCCTCGTCATCCCTCCTCCTTGTCCTGGAGCTTGTCCTGGAGCTCGCCGGCAAGCAGCTGCTCGAGATGGTCCGCCGCGGCCGCGGCCCCGCCCGCCGCGCGCAGCGCCGACCCGACGGCACGGGCGGCGGCCCGGTGGCCGGGATCGTCCAGCACGGCTTCCACGGCGGGCCCGATACGGGCCGCGGTGGCCCGGCCGAACCGGACACGGACCCCGGCCCCCGCGTCGCAGACCTGCGCGGCGACGATGGGCTGGTCGTCCCGGATGGGCGCGACGACGAGGGGAACCCCGTGCCACAGGGCCTCGACCACCGTGTTGTGACCGGCATGGCAGACGACCGCGTCCACCCGCCTCAGCAGCGCGAGCTGCGGCACGGCGGGGAGGGCGAGCAGATCCCCGTCCGGCCGTACGGAGCCGGGCCCCGGCCCCGTACCCGTAGGCGGAGCCGTCCCGTCCGGTCCGGCGGCGCCGAGAACGCCCTCCGGGTCGACGACGACGGCCTGCAGCCGGTCCGCCCGCGCCCGCAGGGCCTCGGCACACGCCGTCAGGAACCGCCCTCCCGCATCCGTGTTCGCCGTGCCGAGCGTGACCAGGACCGTCGCCCGCCCGGGGTCCAGCCACTCCCACGGGAAGCCGGCCGCGGACGGACGGGCGGCCAGCGAAGGGCCCACCCACCGGATCCCGTCGCCGCCCCGGGCGGGCCGCCCGGCCAGCTCCGGCGTGGTGAAGGCCAGCACCAGACGCGGGGAGAAGCGCGGATCCGCCGTGCCCTCCGGATCCCCGATGCGCAGCCGCAGCTCCCGCAGGAGCGCGTCGTTCCACGCCGCGACCTTCGGCATCGACGCCAGCGCGTCGGTGAACTCGGCCGGCGTCGTCGCCGACGTCGCCCACGGCACGCCGAGGCGCTCCGCGACCAGCGCCCCCGCCGGCGCCTGCTGGTCCGCCACGACCACGTCGGGCCGGAACTCCAGCACCGCGTCCCGCACACCGTCGGCCATCGCGTCCGCGAGCGGCACCAGGAACCGCTCCCACAGGAACCGCAGCGCCTCGGGGCCCCGGATGTCCGGCGGCCTGGCCGGACGGTCCGCGTCGGCCCAGGACACCGGGGAAGGGAAGACGTGCGCGTCCGGCCCGGCGAGACGGCGCACCAGTTCGGGCACCCCCGCCCACGCCACGTCATGGCCCCGGGAGGCCAGTTCCGCGGCGACGCCCACCAGCGGGTTGATGTGGCCGACGAGCGGCGGTACGACGAACAGGCAGCGGCTCACGGGACCTTCACCTCCACGGGCACGGCCGCCACCCGGCCGCCGCCCTCGTCACTGCTCTCGCCGCGGGTCCCGTCCCGGCCGTCCGCCGAGGCGTTCTCCGCGATCCACCCCAGCACGAGGTCGCGCACCCGGCCCGGCGCCTCCACCAGCACCGAGTGCTCGTGGCCCGGCACCAGCACCGTCCTGCACCGCGGCAGCAACGACCGCAGCCACGAGGCCTGTTCGCAGAGGTCGGAGTCGGCCCCGTAGACGGCGAGCACCGGGCGGTCCAGGGAGCGGAGCGCGTCCTCGGTGACGAGGTCGCAGACGGTCACCTCCGCGGCGATCGCGGTGTCGCGCACCAGCCGGCCGGCGGCCCTCGCCAGCCGGGCCGTGTGGCGCCCGCGGTGCGTGGCGATCCAGTCGAGCGCCTCGGTCTCGTTGGCGGTCATCTCGTGCCGTACCCGGTCCAGCAGGCCGGCGATCTTGCGTGCCCAGGAGGCCGTGGCCGGCTCCGACTCGACGACCGAGATGCTCGCGACCCGGTCCGGGTGGCGCAGGGCGTAGCCGAAGGACACGGTTCCGCCGAAGGAGTTGCCGACGAGATGCACCGGACCGTGGACCTCCAGCCGGTCGAGCAGCGCGCCGAGATCGTCCACGAACCTGTCGAGACCGTAGCCGCCGACCGGTCTGCCACTGCGGCCGTGCCCTCGGTGGTCGTACATCACGACGTCCAGCCCCGCCGCCGCGAACGCGGGGGCCACGGTGAAGTAGTAGCTGGCCAGGCTGTCGGTGAGCAGCCCGTGCAGCAGGACGACGGTCTCCCGCCCGGGCCGTCCGTCGCCGGGGCCGAGGCGCTGGACGTGCAGGCGGGCTCCGGCGACATCGATGATCGCCATCGGTCAGGCCGCCCCCGCGCTCTTCAGGCACCGCGCGACGTGCTCGACGAGCCGGCCGACGGTGAGCTCGATGATGTCGTCGAGCTCCATCGACGCCACGAACTCGGCGAAGTTGACGTCGCGCCCGTACCGGGCCTCCAGATGACCGGCCAGCGTGACCAGGTCGATGCTCTCGAACTCCAGGTCCCTGCTGAACCGTGTCTCCATCCCGACCTCCGCGTCGTCGAGGCCGTCGTCCTCGAGCACCTGCGCGATCATGGCCGTGATGTCGGCGAGTATCGCGTCCTCGTCCGCCCCCGACGGACCCGTCGGCCGATTCGTGGTCAAGTCCCGTCCTCCTTCTTCTCCGTGCCCGACCCGCCCCGTTCCGGTCCCTCGGTCCACGCCACGACGTACGAACGCGCGGGCAGCCCCGGTGGGTTGTCCACCTCTTCGCACCGGACCGGGTACGTGCGGACCGGAGTGCCCGAGGTGTCCCGCACCTCGACGGTGAGCCGGTCCCCGGACGCCGCCACGACGGCGAAGTCCTTGGGGCGGCCGCCGAAGCCCGTTCCCTCCGCCTTGGCCGCCGCCTCCTTCGCCGCCCAGAACCGGGTGAACCAGAGAGCCTCGGAAGCGCCCGGGTCCACCCCGGTGTCCGTGCCGCTCCGGGTGCGACAGGCCGTCAGCAGCACGCGTTCGCCCGGATCCAGGGCGGCGGCCAGCGTGGCCCCGGACGGCTCGGCGATCTCCTCGATGTCGATGCCGGGGCCGGTGACCGCGCCGCCGACGGGATCCGGGCCGCCCGGGCGCACGATCGCCACCGCCGCCTCGGCCCGGTGGGCGAGGGACACGGCCAGCGGTGGGAGGGCCCGTCCGTGCGTCCCGGCCACCCGGGGGCGTCCCCGGTCGTCGTTGTCGACCGCCAGCTCGGCGGGGAAGACCGGGCCCTCACCCCGCTGCCACAGCCACTGCCGCACGGCGTCCTTGGCGGCGATCCGGCCCAGCAGCCACTGCCTCCGCCCGCGCGGCGACTGCCGTTCGTAGACGGCGCGTTCGGCGCCACCCAGCATGTTGCGCATGATCAGGTCGCGTGACGCCAGGTCCGGCCAGCGTTCGTGGACCAGCACCCAGCCGCCGGGGCGGGCCATGGACAGGGTGTGGCGTTCCGGGAAGCGCTCGACCGGACGCGTGTGCGGATCGTTGTCGAAGCGGCGGTCCTGCCAGCCGTGCAGCTCGGCCCAGACCCGGCCGCCGTACGTCAGCAGGGCGTCCGCCTCGAGGAGATCATCGGTGAGCGAGGTGACACGCACCAGGCACTCGACCTCGCTGCCGGGCAGCGGGGCCGGGCCGAAGAACCGCATGCGGCGCATCCGGACCGGGAACACGACCGTCCGCTCGGAGGCGGTCGCCATGATCCAGTAGCCGAGGACCTGCCCCACGTTGTCCAGGAGCGCCCCGGGCGCCGGCGGTGTGGTCAGCACCGCGCGGACGTGCCGCCCGCCGATGCCGCGCAGTGCGGTGACCCCTTGGTACGCGGGGCCGTGGAACATCCAGCGCTCGTCGTACAACTGGGCCGCCGAGTGGTCGGGGACGCGCTCGTCACGGAAGTCCGCCGGATCCCGGGGAGGCGGGGGCGCCGGGTGGTTCGCGGCGACCTCGACCACCGCGCGTGCGTGCGGCCCGAACGAAACGGCCACCCGTCCCGGGCCCGCGGGGGTGCCGGTGACCGTCACGTCCGCCGGCTCGGCGGCCGTCAGCCACCGGTCGAACCGGGCGTCGTGCACGGCGATCGCACGCATTCCGGGTGCGCTGCGCTCGGCCGCCTCCATCAGGTGGTGGACGATCGTCGTGGCCGGGACGACGGGCCAGCGGTCGGCCACGTCGGGCCAGTCCGCCCGCTGCCGGAAGAAGCAGTGGTCGAGCAGGTACGGCATCGCGTCGGTGCCCACCCGGACCGTGTGCACGGAGCGGACGGGTGGGGTCGCGGCGGGATCCGGCCCGGTAGGGGTTCCGTGGGGACGGGCCGCGGGCGGGGTCCGGAGGGGCCGGGCCGCGGGACGGTGTGTCGGGGCGGGACCGTGGTGGCGCCCCGTGCCGCCCGGCCGGGGCACCGGCGAGGGCCTGCGGCCGGCCGCCTCGATGAGCTCGGCGGCCGTGGCCGCCGTCTCCCGCATCAGTGCGTTGAGTTCCGCCAGTGCCGGGAACCGGTCAGCCGGGTCCCCGGCCCCGGTTCCGGCAGGCTCGTGCGGCCGGCCGCGGACGGCCGACGGTCCCACGGCACCTCCTGCCACGGCGTGTTCCGCCGTACCGTCGCCCGCCCGTCCGGGCCCGGCAGGCGCCGGGGCGTCCTCCGTCGGCGTGCCCGTACCGGCCGGGGAGCGCCCGTGCGCCGTGAGCAGCGACAGCCGCAGCTCGGAGAGCACGTCCGGGGCCAGGGACACCAACCCGCCGCTCAGATCGAGCCGTACCGGAGGGCGCGACGGCACGTTGCCACTGCCACTGCCACTGCCACTGCCACTGCCACTGCCACTGCCACTGCCACTGCCACCGCCACCGACCGGTCCGGAGGCGGGCATCGGCGTCGTGGCCGGCGCCACCGTGCGCGCGGGGGAGGTCCGGACGCCCGCCGCGCCGTCACAGCGGTCGATCACGTGCGGATCGACCGCCGCACCCTCCGCCCACAGTGCCACCGCCACCCGTCGCAGCTGCGCCAGGCCCGGGCGGTGCGGAGTGTTGGCCGCGACCACGAGATGGTCGCGCCCCGCGAGGGTGTCGCCGATGAGCGACCCGAGGGCTCCCGTACCGACCTGGACGAAGGCCCGGAACCCCGCCGCGTACAGTGCCTCGGTCAACTGGCGGAAGCGCACGGGCTCCAGCAGATGGCGGACGAACAACTCCCGTACGGCGGCCTCGTCACGGGGGAAGGGCGAGGCCGTCGTGCCCGACCAGACCGGCACGGTGGGCGTGTGCAGGGCGAAGCGCTCGGCCGCGGCACGGAACGGTCCCAGGGAGGGTTCCAGCATGGGCGTGTGGAACCCGGAGCGGAACGGCAGCACGCGGCACAGCACCCCCTCCGCACGGAACGCGCGGGCGAAGTCCTCGACCGCGTCCGGCGGTCCGCACACCATCGACTGGCGCGGCGCGTTGTCGTGGGACAGCGTCACCGGGAGTCCCAGGGCGTCCAGCCCCGCCCGTACGCGGTCCGCCGACGCACCCACCGCGGCGAACGCGAGGTCCGGCACCTCCACCGAGTCGGGGTCCAGCGAGGCCATGAAGTCGTCCACGGCGCGCTCGGCGTACAGGCCCGCGACCGCCATGGCCGTCCACTCGCCGATGCTGTGCCCGGCCACCGCCTCCGGTACGACGCCCATCCGGCGCAGCGCCGTGTACAGCAGCCTGCCCACCGCGACCACACCCAGCCCGTGCCGGCCGACGTCCCCGACCCGGGCCGCCGATCCGCCGCCCGACGGCCCCGGCGGGGGAGACCCGAAGCGGTCGGCGACATCGTCCACGCGCGGTTCGAACTCGCTTTCAAGTCCCGGGAAGACGAAGGCGATCCGGCCCGGACGCTCGCCGGCCAGCAGCGGGCACGGGGCGAACCACACGTCGCTTCGGCCGCGCCACGCCCTGCCCTTGGCGGTGACCCGGCGGGCGAGCGCCAGCCGCTTCGGTGTCGGACCGACGATGCCGAGACGGACCGGCCCCGCACTGCGGCTCGCCGGGGCGGCGAGCCCCGACGCCAGCACCGTCGCGTCATCGGCGTCCAGCGCGGCCGCGAGGTCCTCCGGCGTCCGGGCGGTGAGCAGCAGGACGCGCTCCGGCTCGATCACCCCGGCGACCGCGACCGCGCCTCCGGAACCGTGCCGCCCCTCGGAGGTACCGGCCGGGAACGCGGCGGCCGGCTGCTCGGGGGCAGCCGTGAACGGCGCCGCGTCCGGGGCCCGTTCTGGGACGTCCGGGGCGCTGTCGGGGGCGTGCCGGGCGACGTTCGGGGTGCCGTCCGGGGCGTGTCCGATGGCGACCGGGGCGTGGTGCGGGGCGTGTCCGGCGACGACCGGGGTGCTGTCCGGGGCGTGTCCGATGGCGACCGGGGCGTGGTGCGGGGCCTGTCCGGCGACGACCGGGGTGCTGTCCGGGACCTGTTCGAGGACGACATGGGCGTTGACCCCGCCGAACCCGAAGGCGTTCACCGCCGCCCGGCGCGGAGCTCCCCCGGGGCCGCACTCCCAGGGCGCCGCCTCGGCCAACGGGCGGAAACGCGTGCCGGCGAGCGCGGGATGGGGATCGTCGCAGTGCAGGGTCGGCAGCAGCGTCGCGTGGTGCACGGCGAGAGCCGCCTTCACCAGTCCGGCGACTCCCGCCGCAGGCATCGCGTGGCCGATCATCGACTTCACCGACCCAATCACCGCCCCCCGCCCGCCCGCGCCGCCGGCCGCGCGACCGTCCGGCGGCCCGAACACCTCACGCAGCGTGCGCAGTTCGGCCGCGTCGCCGGCGGGAGTGGCGGTGCCGTGGGCCTCCAGCAGACCGATCGACCCCGGCTCGGCGGGGTCCAGCCCGGCCGCCTCCCAGGCCCGCCGCACGGCACGGATCTGGCCGCCGGGGTCGGGGCTGACGAGTCCGCCCGTACGCCCGTCGCTCCCGACCGCCGTGCCCCGGACGACCGCGTAGACCCGGTCCCCGTCCCGTACCGCGTCCGCCAGCCGCTTCAGCACGACCACGCCGGTGCCCTCGCCGATGAGGATGCCGTCCGCGGCCCGGTGGAACGGGCGGATGCGCTGGCTGGGGGACAGGGCGCGAAGCTGGGAGAAGACGCTCCACAACGTGATGTCGTGGCAGTGGTGCACCCCGCCGGCGAGCATCAGGTCGCACCGGCCCGACGCCAGCTCGCCCACCGCCTGGTCCACGGCGACGAGCGAGGAGGCGCACGCGGCGTCCACGGTGTAGGCGGGACCGCGCAGATCGAGGCGGTTCGCCAGCCGGGAGGCGGCCAGATTGGGGACGAGCCCGATGGCGTTCTCCGGCCGGTCCGGACCCAGGCGCTCGGTGAACGCCTCCCGCACCCGGTCCAGCTGCTCCGCACCGATGTCCGGCAGCAACTCCCCGAGCGTGCGCACCAGCTGGGCCGCCGTGCGCACCCGCTGGTCCAGGCGGACCAGCCCCGGCGTCAGATAGCCGCCCCGGCCCAGCACGACACCGACCCGCTCCCGAGCGGGCAGCCGTTCCTCGCCACCGGCGTCCGCGAGGGCGGACGCCGCCACCTGGAGCGCGATCAGCTGGTCGGGCTCGGTACCGGACACCGAACTCGGCATGATGCCGAAACGGGTCACGTCCACGTCCGCCAGCGCGTCCACGAAACCGCCGCGCCGGCAGTACACCCGGTCCGCCGCGGCCGGGCCGTCGGCCGCTCCCGGGCGGTAGTACGCGGCGTCCCAGCGGCCCTCGGGCACCTCGCCGACGGCATCGACCCCGGCGACGAGATTGCGCCAGTACTCGGACAGGTCGCGGGCTCCCGGCAGGAGTACGGCCATGCCCGTGATGGCGACGGGGACACCGCGCCGGCCGCGGCCGCCTTCCGCGTACCCGTCCGCCGTCCCCCCGCCGCCGTCCGGCCCTCCGGCGGTCATGTCACCACTCCGAGGCGGTGTGGACGACCGCCCCGGCCGCCGGGTCGCCCCAGGCGAGCTCCCTCAGCAGCGCCAGTGGTCCTTCCTCCGGGTCGATCAGGGCGATCCCGCGCCGGGCGTACTCGCGTGCGAGCTCCGGGCCGACCATTCCGGAGTGGAGTCCGTCGGGCGCCCAGGGCCCCCAGTGGACCGTCAGCACCCGCCGTCCGGTACGGGCCCTCCACTGCTCGCCCAGGTTCTCCAGGGCGTCGTTGGCGGCCGCGTAGTCCGACTGCCCGCGGTTGCCGTACACCGCGGACACGCTGCCGAACAGGACGACGAACGACGGTCCGCCGTCGGGTATTTGGTCGAGCGCCGAGAGGAGCGCCGCGGCGCCCGCGACCTTGGTGCCGTACACCCTCTCGAACGACTCCACGGACTTCTCCGCGATGAGCCGGTCGTCGATGACCCCCGCGGCGTGGACGACCCCGTCGATGCGCCCGTGGTCGGCGTGGATCTCCTTCACCGCCTGCAGCACGGCCGCGGAGTCGCGGCAGTCGACGCTGCGGTAGCGGACCCGGCTCCCGGCGGCTTCGAGTGCCGCCAGGGTGGCGGCTATCTCCCGCTGGGCGAGGAGCAGTTCGGCCGCCCGGTCGATCTCGGCGGGGGAGCCGTACCCGCCTCGCGCGGCGAGCACGCGGCGCAGGGCCGCCCTGTCGCCGGCCGCCGCCGTCACCGGATCCTCCGGCCCGGTCGGAGCGGGCGTCCTGCCAAGGAGTTCGAGGCGGCAGCGGGAGGCACGGGCGAGCGCGACGGCGAAGGCGGCCGTGATGCCCCGGGCCCCACCGGTGA
It contains:
- a CDS encoding type I polyketide synthase, producing MTAGGPDGGGGTADGYAEGGRGRRGVPVAITGMAVLLPGARDLSEYWRNLVAGVDAVGEVPEGRWDAAYYRPGAADGPAAADRVYCRRGGFVDALADVDVTRFGIMPSSVSGTEPDQLIALQVAASALADAGGEERLPARERVGVVLGRGGYLTPGLVRLDQRVRTAAQLVRTLGELLPDIGAEQLDRVREAFTERLGPDRPENAIGLVPNLAASRLANRLDLRGPAYTVDAACASSLVAVDQAVGELASGRCDLMLAGGVHHCHDITLWSVFSQLRALSPSQRIRPFHRAADGILIGEGTGVVVLKRLADAVRDGDRVYAVVRGTAVGSDGRTGGLVSPDPGGQIRAVRRAWEAAGLDPAEPGSIGLLEAHGTATPAGDAAELRTLREVFGPPDGRAAGGAGGRGAVIGSVKSMIGHAMPAAGVAGLVKAALAVHHATLLPTLHCDDPHPALAGTRFRPLAEAAPWECGPGGAPRRAAVNAFGFGGVNAHVVLEQVPDSTPVVAGQAPHHAPVAIGHAPDSTPVVAGHAPHHAPVAIGHAPDGTPNVARHAPDSAPDVPERAPDAAPFTAAPEQPAAAFPAGTSEGRHGSGGAVAVAGVIEPERVLLLTARTPEDLAAALDADDATVLASGLAAPASRSAGPVRLGIVGPTPKRLALARRVTAKGRAWRGRSDVWFAPCPLLAGERPGRIAFVFPGLESEFEPRVDDVADRFGSPPPGPSGGGSAARVGDVGRHGLGVVAVGRLLYTALRRMGVVPEAVAGHSIGEWTAMAVAGLYAERAVDDFMASLDPDSVEVPDLAFAAVGASADRVRAGLDALGLPVTLSHDNAPRQSMVCGPPDAVEDFARAFRAEGVLCRVLPFRSGFHTPMLEPSLGPFRAAAERFALHTPTVPVWSGTTASPFPRDEAAVRELFVRHLLEPVRFRQLTEALYAAGFRAFVQVGTGALGSLIGDTLAGRDHLVVAANTPHRPGLAQLRRVAVALWAEGAAVDPHVIDRCDGAAGVRTSPARTVAPATTPMPASGPVGGGGSGSGSGSGSGSGSGSGSGNVPSRPPVRLDLSGGLVSLAPDVLSELRLSLLTAHGRSPAGTGTPTEDAPAPAGPGRAGDGTAEHAVAGGAVGPSAVRGRPHEPAGTGAGDPADRFPALAELNALMRETAATAAELIEAAGRRPSPVPRPGGTGRHHGPAPTHRPAARPLRTPPAARPHGTPTGPDPAATPPVRSVHTVRVGTDAMPYLLDHCFFRQRADWPDVADRWPVVPATTIVHHLMEAAERSAPGMRAIAVHDARFDRWLTAAEPADVTVTGTPAGPGRVAVSFGPHARAVVEVAANHPAPPPPRDPADFRDERVPDHSAAQLYDERWMFHGPAYQGVTALRGIGGRHVRAVLTTPPAPGALLDNVGQVLGYWIMATASERTVVFPVRMRRMRFFGPAPLPGSEVECLVRVTSLTDDLLEADALLTYGGRVWAELHGWQDRRFDNDPHTRPVERFPERHTLSMARPGGWVLVHERWPDLASRDLIMRNMLGGAERAVYERQSPRGRRQWLLGRIAAKDAVRQWLWQRGEGPVFPAELAVDNDDRGRPRVAGTHGRALPPLAVSLAHRAEAAVAIVRPGGPDPVGGAVTGPGIDIEEIAEPSGATLAAALDPGERVLLTACRTRSGTDTGVDPGASEALWFTRFWAAKEAAAKAEGTGFGGRPKDFAVVAASGDRLTVEVRDTSGTPVRTYPVRCEEVDNPPGLPARSYVVAWTEGPERGGSGTEKKEDGT